A region from the Malus domestica chromosome 07, GDT2T_hap1 genome encodes:
- the LOC139197551 gene encoding 14 kDa proline-rich protein DC2.15-like codes for MASSKAVATIALLISLNIVSFTTVSANHHASKCPPPPPPKTPKCPPPATPASPQNPPAKASCPKDTLKLGVCGDLLNDLVTIVVGTPPKTPCCSLIGGLADLEAAVCLCTAIKANVLGINLDVPVSLSLLLNYCGKSVPNGFQCS; via the coding sequence ATGGCTTCTTCTAAGGCAGTTGCAACCATTGCTCTTCTCATCTCCCTTAACATCGTGTCTTTCACTACAGTCAGTGCAAACCATCATGCTTCTAAatgtccaccaccaccacccccgAAAACCCCTAAATGTCCTCCTCCTGCAACCCCCGCTAGCCCCCAAAACCCTCCAGCTAAAGCTTCTTGCCCTAAGGACACCCTTAAGCTAGGGGTATGTGGCGACTTGTTAAATGACTTGGTGACCATTGTTGTGGGGACCCCACCAAAGACCCCATGCTGTAGCCTCATTGGTGGACTTGCCGATCTTGAAGCTGCTGTGTGCCTTTGCACTGCAATTAAGGCCAACGTTTTGGGCATCAATCTTGACGTGCCAGTCTCCTTGAGCTTGCTTTTGAATTACTGTGGCAAGTCTGTCCCGAATGGCTTCCAATGCTCTTAG
- the LOC103420020 gene encoding probable histone H2B.1: protein MAPKVEKKPAKEKKSVVAEKALAEKKPKAGKKLPKEVGAVAGDKKKKRSKKSVETYKIYIFKVLKQVHPNIGISSKAMGIMNNFINNIFEKIAQESSRLERYNKKPTITSWEIQTTVRLVLLGELAKHAMTKFTSS, encoded by the coding sequence ATGGCTCCCAAAGTCGAGAAGAAGCCAgcaaaggagaagaagtccgTCGTGGCGGAGAAAGCCCTCGCCGAGAAGAAGCCTAAGGCTGGAAAGAAGCTCCCAAAGGAGGTCGGAGCCGTCGCCGgagacaagaagaagaagagatcgaAGAAAAGCGTGGAGACCTACAAGATTTACATCTTCAAGGTGCTGAAGCAGGTCCACCCTAACATCGGGATCTCTAGTAAGGCTATGGGAATCATGAACAACTTCATCAATAACATCTTCGAGAAGATCGCCCAGGAGTCGTCTAGGCTCGAGAGGTACAATAAGAAGCCCACGATCACTTCCTGGGAAATCCAGACCACCGTGAGACTCGTGCTCCTCGGTGAGCTCGCCAAACACGCTATGACTAAGTTTACCAGCTCTTGA
- the LOC103419994 gene encoding putative lipid-binding protein At4g00165, which translates to MDFRCSKDVALFILFNIIFSSLVSSHKVPCPPASPSPPPSIPKEQAKCPKDTLKFGVCGSWLGLVTEVIGTKPSKECCTLIKGVADLEAALCLCTAIKANVLGIVKLNVPVAFSLLVNACGGNVPQGFVCA; encoded by the coding sequence ATGGACTTTAGGTGTTCCAAGGACGTTGCTCTTTTCATTCTCTTCAACATCATATTCTCGTCCCTCGTTTCCTCTCATAAGGTTCCATGCCCTCCTGCAAGTCCTTCCCCGCCTCCCTCTATTCCAAAGGAGCAAGCCAAATGCCCCAAAGATACCCTTAAGTTTGGTGTTTGTGGGAGTTGGTTAGGGTTGGTGACCGAGGTTATTGGGACTAAACCCAGCAAGGAATGCTGTACCCTAATAAAGGGCGTCGCAGATCTTGAAGCTGCATTGTGTCTCTGCACTGCAATTAAGGCCAACGTCTTGGGAATTGTCAAGCTCAATGTTCCTGTTGCTTTTAGTTTGCTTGTTAATGCATGTGGCGGAAACGTGCCACAAGGCTTTGTCTGTGCTTAA
- the LOC103409261 gene encoding vesicle-associated protein 1-3-like — MSTGDLLSIQPLELKFPFEVKKQSSCSLQLTNKTTNYVAFKVKTTNPKKYCVRPNAGVILPGTTCDVTVTMQAQKEAPPDMQCKDKFLLQSVVAPEGATMKDITPEMFNKEDGKIVEEFKLRVIYFPANPPSPVPEGSDEGSSPKASVLDNGNQNSSLFDAVSRSLEETKEKSSEAWPMISKLTEEKTAALQQTQKLRHELDVLRKEISKNSGGGFSLLFVVLFGLLGILVGYFINKT; from the exons ATGAGTACTGGGGATCTTCTTAGCATTCAGCCTTTAGAGCTCAAATTCCCAT TTGAAGTGAAGAAACAGAGTTCATGTTCCTTGCAATTGACCAACAAAACAACTAATTATGTGGCCTTCAAG GTTAAAACAACCAATCCGAAAAAGTACTGTGTCCGGCCCAATGCTGGTGTTATCTTACCCGGAACAACATGTGATGTTACAG TTACAATGCAAGCCCAAAAGGAGGCTCCGCCAGACATGCAGTGCAAGGACAAATTTCTCCTTCAAAGTGTTGTTGCACCAGAAGGTGCAACTATGAAAGACATAACTCCTGAAATG TTCAACAAGGAGGATGGTAAAATTGTGGAAGAGTTCAAATTGCGGGTAATCTACTTTCCTGCCAACCCCCCATCACCTGTCCCTGAAGGATCTGACGAGGGCTCCTCTCCGAAGGCTTCAGTGCTTGATAATGGGAATCAAAACTCTTCCTTGTTTGATGCT GTATCAAGATCTCTTGAGGAAACAAAAGAGAAGTCGTCAGAG GCATGGCCTATGATTTCCAAGTTAACTGAAGAGAAGACTGCTGCTTTGCAACAAACTCAGAAGCTACGCCACGAACTG GATGTGTTGAGAAAAGAAATTAGCAAAAACAGCGGTGGCGGATTTTCATTATTGTTTGTGGTGCTGTTCGGTCTTTTAGGCATCTTGGTTGGCTACTTCATCAACAAAACATAG